The stretch of DNA catGAAATATTTCTAAAGTGGAAATCAAGATGactgaatagggtaaggacacgtttaaatggacgaaaaaacatttaatcagaatgaagtGGAGAAGatgcattccaggaaataggagaggacagaacaacagcataGGGGTACCTGGAGGCTGACCgacacaggaaggcagtggacacaacggtgtggtgttgcagtgactgatacaccAGTGACAGcgaacggcgatctgaactccaccagcatccggaactccagcaaccaggtgggaagggacttttactgggagcttgggaggtgaacccagacaaagaatcgtccatcctgctggtccatttgatttgaccaggagcagagacagagcagcagatcccagatgggcagtgcgagaacagtgtggatttcacagcccagtcagcccctagagccaaattgggtgccattttgcataatgagacaaaggcaagggaaggactgagcatacactaagctggagtgaactcatttctgactcagtgaactgcagcaacgtggcattctacaggttccactcaaaacaggtccgggtagccctcagacctgatggccagcagatcaaaaactctagcAATGGTAGGTCAGGCGctattttgtacactgtggcaaaagctttaggagtgcaggggacaacagtgagctgcgcatgtgctgagctcatgagaactcactgagttcagttgattgcactggtcctgcagtaaaataatatcaactgtggcatcatactggtcaaaataggtccttgtggcacccagatctaacgtccaacaggttctggcaagattagcaccacgAAAAGCATAGCTATATAGGGCACCTGGTGCCTCCCCAGTCCTGGGGCCTGcttcaactggaagtgggagaaaggttgttcagaaagtggtgcagcctcagcacagtatcacaggaggtagaaataggtgagccaggagttggggcaaTGGAGTTCTttgtagaaatctaacataagaacccagacctggaacttgctggagggagtggcacaagtggctgcaagcaaagagttgtgtaccaactgcagtaagcaaaatcaaactgtaaacctgtgggtgacagacagagcttagaaacctgccccaaggagaagactctgctaaccagaagtacaatgaccaagagcaaaagaagagacaaaggcacaatgaatattactgaaaactcccctgcataggagcaaaacccaatgccaaccctcagagttaactgagaaagacatagagaatatgggggacccagaattcataaaactcattttaaagcttctgatcaacaatgagaagcacatacaagagttcaaagaatttaaggaatattttacacaagcaatagcagcaataaagcaaatcaaggctgatatatcagaaattaagaacacagtagagcaaattaaaagtacagtggagagtcttcaaaatagaaagaagcaagcagaagaaagaatctcagcattggaagatatttcctgtcatcagggagaagcaaacaaaaagctggaagcagagctggatgaggccaaaaaaaaaagtattcaagaattgaaagacactattaagaggccaaatataagagttatgggagtcccagaaggtgcagaaagagaagctgagtttgcaaatgtatttaatgaaataataaaggaacatttccctaatctagagaaagaattgggaaacaagatccaggaggggcacagaactcccattaGGTTTGATCAAAAGCgaacttcaccaagacacatgatcatcaagctatcttcaattaaacataagaaaaatatgcTTACATGTACATgttaaaaaatcaattgacatataaaggaatgctaattaaactcacaggagatctctcacaggaaactctacaggcaagaagagaatggagtgacatcttccagactctaaaagcaaaaagttattggctcaggataacatatccaacaaagctttcttttgtctttaaaaatgaaacaaaattcttccacagtaaagaaaagttaaaagaatttgcctcttccaaacctgccctacaaatgatacttccaaatggtgtgtgtgtgtgtgtgtgtgtgtgtgtgtgtgtgtgtgtgttaattgtATTGCCACTGCTGGCCGGGCTCAGGCCTTGACGGCGTACTTCCCCAGCAGGTACAGCTGCTTCTTGGTCTTGAGGTTCTGCTAGTGCTTGCTGAGATGGTGCTGCATTGCACGCGTTTGCTTGAGCCACAGGTCCAGGGGCTCGTGCTTCTTGCCCTTGTAGAACTTCCTGAGGTTTTCCTTCTGGGTCTGGTTGATGTAGTCCCAGGCGAAGGACTTGCGGACAACGGGGATCTTGGACAGCTTGGACCCTGCACCGCCAGTGACCTTGGCAATGCGCAGCTGCAACAGCTCCACTTTGAGGTCATCCAGCTGC from Ochotona princeps isolate mOchPri1 chromosome 1, mOchPri1.hap1, whole genome shotgun sequence encodes:
- the LOC101532943 gene encoding large ribosomal subunit protein uL29-like; amino-acid sequence: MAKIKAWNLHDKKKEELLKQLDDLKVELLQLRIAKVTGGAGSKLSKIPVVRKSFAWDYINQTQKENLRKFYKGKKHEPLDLWLKQTRAMQHHLSKH